In Mucilaginibacter celer, one DNA window encodes the following:
- a CDS encoding GPW/gp25 family protein, with protein sequence MDNTLNRAESRFLGTGWAFPVTFSAGDQQLETSSYEQNINDAINIILMTRKGERNMASRFGLGLQQFFFKKMDETLKGDISDVVKSSLSLNEPRITVKDVSVDFKDPLNGLVEVLITYVYNQTNTRHNYVFPFHLNEGTNL encoded by the coding sequence GTGGATAATACATTAAACAGGGCCGAAAGCAGGTTTTTAGGAACAGGATGGGCTTTCCCGGTCACCTTTTCGGCAGGCGACCAGCAGTTGGAGACATCATCCTATGAACAGAATATAAATGATGCCATCAACATCATTTTAATGACACGGAAAGGCGAGCGCAATATGGCGTCAAGGTTTGGCCTTGGTTTACAGCAGTTCTTTTTTAAAAAGATGGACGAAACGCTTAAAGGCGATATCAGCGATGTGGTGAAATCATCGCTCTCGCTCAACGAGCCCCGCATTACGGTAAAGGATGTGAGTGTCGATTTTAAGGATCCGCTTAACGGCCTGGTGGAGGTGCTGATAACCTATGTGTACAACCAAACCAATACCCGGCATAACTATGTATTTCCCTTTCATTTAAACGAGGGTACAAATCTTTAA
- a CDS encoding contractile injection system tape measure protein gives MNANYSHIISRFAWDTSFDRREQAVELQERLSRWSKVGMPGEISGVLDNICPDGLIWKIQSLEVDLGEIDYNNLEFELSEKLRRRLSEKLMDFLIRGHEQGSSIEMLDENTSQLDIISNFLLTGVIPWNYKGADGSINNLLGQQLQHNLQGVIEMLKAVWRTSESVRKRVAWQFTEPNIVKIVKGLEPGRNAQIINFSTEFNKIQVKESIVKTGNTDFRKNLWLWILNYLFTERGTIFNKVAFLKSSIRQMADHYNIGYLELFDLIEQAVDEVDKRSYANSDFITTLKMLARENKAYGKKTYSGGGGMVDFWQLLKKNLSDPALKRSRSQKIEFNELVINLSKQDTRRFNALMGSISYSEKLWLHVIRDLNETSLTVILKALTADGCADLIQSIRLLNALGKQTQLKTDRKTLWAAGVKYLHKNKNAAFNNKQFFNYYLAGLTKGSTRQKDEVLEQLITANPPGNVKIPGNLDVYTGLKEALMLAFNEAFVPDRFKQRLMAFYEELQKPAPDKTLCLSLAGSLAKYIRLNPAAAFKVLVKYPDKNHLHKILPFIIDEQATSLLLNNAGGNITIIVQAVQRVAANKEYRAGLGVAMEAFSQAILHMLVLNTLQKGNAFFEQIAGLIYDELPVAEKRKFGNFLRTLFNEKGMKAPVISDATANRLISKYERIAGLSVLEQVFQIIKTSSHQQKEAGRLLNDNFTDAGFVQLRRYQGAETSALLNYFLPGGDKLMAALVKKYQARLSNKLKQYSASDAVQRLSILFWRCVVNYADYNGSADRLKKCFDKAVMVQYPVLQSAAKRHRFKTESSFIGGSVLRLKSGPDLPASLLFTLIEQCLTEGKTEINYNGSRIRFSELMAIALDLNTHEMPAILTTLPVTQKRISMLIAVVDFNRFSLWINAEIPGIAGDTIEAVRQLHLIVTAFTHGGQAKEIDLECWNYLWTFIANKASRKSGFIKLIQYVFKQISQKTGMNAAAIVAKMQEMDLNLSPVLSSAIKEYFPGIALVQLEYLTKNAPEGLLKAKQLGVIDELISYLFNNGAVPAWYDPENKLRPEWLLNEIITHYPAIILAAIRQQLIPEKQWLWLGKAINFTQFTRSMASLNRAGQPALEQCEKLYRVLGAITINGISTDGIRQVIFNKVVKALTGNNWRLISAQNIWNELVWDLCTKHGIPQKQLLQSLANIKTALPAALQISLQRLLNQDQPVTVKTSPDMNEKSAIKFVQKTPKAPAATETVAVKNAGLVLLNNYIPMLLERLGLINDKKEFTNNTARHNATHYLQFVATGQSETEEIWLPLNKVLCGIPLAEAVPAGVEISEDDEHLIEGLINAAIGYWPEIGSCSVPGFRGNWLVRDGLLTEQEERWELTVEKRPYDLLISRSPFSFSIIKYPWMPKPLHVNWPC, from the coding sequence ATGAACGCCAACTATAGCCACATCATTTCGCGCTTTGCCTGGGATACGTCTTTCGACAGGAGGGAGCAGGCCGTAGAATTACAGGAGCGCTTAAGCCGCTGGAGCAAGGTGGGTATGCCGGGTGAGATTTCGGGCGTGTTGGATAATATCTGCCCCGATGGTTTGATCTGGAAGATCCAGTCGCTGGAGGTTGATCTGGGTGAGATAGATTACAATAACCTGGAGTTTGAACTGAGCGAAAAACTGCGCCGCCGGCTAAGCGAAAAGCTGATGGATTTTTTAATCCGCGGGCATGAGCAGGGCAGCAGCATTGAAATGCTGGACGAAAATACTTCGCAGCTGGATATCATCAGCAATTTCCTGCTTACCGGCGTTATCCCCTGGAATTATAAAGGCGCCGATGGTTCAATCAATAACCTGCTTGGCCAGCAATTGCAACATAACCTGCAGGGTGTTATTGAAATGCTTAAAGCGGTATGGCGCACATCCGAGAGTGTACGCAAACGGGTAGCCTGGCAGTTTACCGAGCCTAATATCGTTAAAATAGTAAAAGGTTTAGAGCCCGGCCGCAATGCGCAGATCATTAATTTTTCTACCGAGTTTAACAAAATCCAGGTAAAAGAATCAATCGTGAAAACGGGCAACACCGATTTCAGGAAAAACCTGTGGCTCTGGATCCTGAACTACCTGTTTACCGAGCGCGGCACCATATTTAATAAAGTGGCTTTCCTTAAAAGCAGTATCCGCCAAATGGCCGATCACTACAATATTGGCTACCTTGAACTTTTTGATTTGATTGAACAGGCCGTTGATGAGGTGGATAAACGATCATATGCCAATTCGGATTTTATCACCACGCTCAAAATGCTGGCCCGTGAAAATAAAGCTTACGGAAAAAAAACATACTCGGGCGGTGGTGGGATGGTTGATTTTTGGCAGTTGCTTAAAAAGAACCTCAGCGATCCGGCTTTAAAAAGATCACGATCGCAAAAAATAGAATTTAACGAACTGGTGATCAACCTATCCAAACAGGATACACGGCGGTTCAATGCACTGATGGGGTCAATAAGTTATTCTGAAAAACTCTGGCTCCATGTTATCCGCGATTTGAATGAGACCTCGCTAACGGTAATATTAAAGGCGCTTACCGCAGACGGATGCGCAGATCTTATCCAAAGCATCCGCCTGCTCAATGCCCTCGGCAAACAAACCCAATTAAAAACCGACCGGAAAACGCTTTGGGCAGCGGGTGTTAAGTATCTGCACAAAAACAAGAATGCGGCATTTAATAATAAACAGTTTTTTAATTACTATCTCGCCGGTTTAACCAAAGGCAGCACCCGCCAAAAAGATGAGGTGCTTGAGCAATTGATAACCGCCAACCCCCCTGGCAATGTTAAAATACCGGGTAATCTTGATGTTTATACCGGTTTAAAAGAAGCTTTAATGCTGGCTTTTAATGAGGCATTTGTACCGGATAGGTTTAAGCAACGGCTGATGGCTTTTTATGAAGAGTTGCAAAAGCCTGCTCCTGATAAAACGCTTTGTCTTTCACTCGCGGGTTCGCTTGCAAAATATATTCGTCTGAATCCAGCAGCGGCGTTTAAGGTGTTGGTAAAATATCCGGATAAAAATCACCTCCATAAAATACTGCCTTTTATTATTGATGAGCAGGCAACCAGCTTGTTGCTGAATAATGCCGGTGGTAATATAACAATAATTGTTCAGGCAGTACAGCGTGTTGCTGCCAACAAGGAATACCGGGCTGGTTTGGGGGTTGCAATGGAGGCTTTTAGCCAGGCGATTTTACATATGCTTGTTTTAAACACGCTGCAAAAAGGCAACGCGTTTTTTGAGCAGATAGCAGGGTTGATTTACGATGAATTACCGGTGGCTGAAAAGCGGAAATTTGGCAATTTTCTTCGTACGCTGTTCAATGAAAAAGGGATGAAGGCACCGGTGATTTCGGATGCGACAGCTAACCGGCTTATCAGCAAATATGAGCGTATTGCAGGGCTAAGTGTTTTAGAGCAGGTTTTTCAAATTATAAAAACATCTTCTCATCAGCAAAAAGAAGCGGGCAGGTTATTGAATGATAATTTTACCGATGCCGGTTTTGTGCAGCTTCGCCGGTACCAGGGAGCGGAAACATCAGCACTGCTTAATTATTTTTTACCGGGCGGCGATAAGTTGATGGCCGCATTGGTAAAAAAATACCAGGCACGGCTAAGTAATAAACTGAAACAGTATTCGGCGAGCGATGCCGTTCAGCGGCTTTCCATTCTTTTTTGGCGATGTGTAGTAAACTACGCTGATTATAACGGGAGCGCCGACAGGTTAAAAAAATGCTTTGACAAGGCTGTGATGGTCCAATATCCGGTACTGCAGTCCGCTGCAAAAAGGCACCGTTTTAAAACAGAATCTTCATTTATTGGCGGTAGCGTGTTGAGGTTAAAAAGCGGCCCGGACTTACCGGCTTCACTTTTATTTACATTGATAGAACAATGCCTGACCGAAGGTAAAACCGAAATTAACTATAACGGAAGCCGGATTAGGTTTAGCGAATTGATGGCCATAGCATTGGATTTAAACACCCATGAAATGCCTGCAATTTTAACCACTTTGCCGGTAACCCAAAAGCGAATTTCCATGCTTATCGCCGTGGTGGATTTTAACCGGTTTAGTTTATGGATCAATGCTGAAATACCAGGTATTGCCGGCGATACTATTGAGGCTGTACGCCAATTGCACCTGATAGTAACCGCGTTTACACACGGCGGGCAGGCCAAAGAGATTGATCTTGAATGCTGGAATTACCTTTGGACTTTTATTGCCAATAAAGCCAGCCGTAAAAGCGGTTTTATAAAACTTATTCAATATGTTTTTAAACAGATAAGCCAAAAAACGGGCATGAACGCTGCCGCAATTGTAGCCAAAATGCAGGAGATGGATCTTAATCTTTCGCCGGTTTTAAGCTCGGCCATTAAAGAATATTTCCCCGGCATTGCGCTTGTGCAGCTCGAGTATTTGACAAAGAACGCACCTGAAGGATTATTGAAAGCCAAACAACTGGGTGTGATTGATGAACTGATCAGCTACCTGTTTAATAATGGAGCAGTACCGGCCTGGTACGATCCGGAAAATAAACTAAGACCCGAATGGTTGCTTAACGAAATCATTACCCATTATCCGGCCATTATTTTGGCTGCAATACGGCAGCAGCTAATTCCCGAAAAGCAATGGCTTTGGTTGGGCAAGGCCATCAACTTTACACAATTTACCCGCTCAATGGCCTCATTAAACCGGGCGGGGCAGCCGGCGCTTGAACAATGCGAAAAGCTGTACCGTGTGTTAGGCGCTATCACCATCAATGGCATTTCGACCGATGGGATAAGGCAGGTTATTTTCAATAAAGTTGTAAAAGCGCTTACAGGCAATAACTGGCGGCTTATCTCGGCCCAAAATATCTGGAACGAGCTGGTTTGGGATCTGTGCACAAAACATGGCATCCCGCAAAAACAGTTACTACAAAGCCTGGCTAATATCAAAACGGCCCTGCCCGCAGCATTGCAGATCTCACTACAACGGCTGCTTAATCAGGATCAGCCTGTAACTGTTAAAACATCTCCCGATATGAATGAAAAAAGTGCTATAAAATTTGTGCAGAAAACGCCCAAAGCACCTGCTGCCACCGAAACCGTGGCCGTGAAAAACGCAGGGCTTGTACTGTTAAACAACTACATCCCGATGTTGCTTGAACGCCTGGGCCTCATCAACGATAAAAAAGAATTTACCAATAACACCGCCCGGCACAACGCAACCCATTACCTGCAGTTTGTAGCCACCGGGCAAAGCGAAACAGAAGAGATCTGGCTGCCGCTTAATAAAGTATTATGCGGTATTCCGCTGGCTGAGGCGGTTCCTGCCGGTGTTGAAATCTCAGAAGATGATGAGCACCTTATTGAAGGCCTCATTAACGCCGCCATAGGTTACTGGCCCGAAATAGGCAGTTGCTCGGTACCGGGCTTCAGGGGCAACTGGCTGGTGCGCGATGGCTTGCTTACCGAGCAGGAAGAACGCTGGGAACTAACGGTTGAAAAACGCCCTTATGATCTGCTCATTTCTCGCTCGCCCTTTTCATTTTCAATTATTAAATATCCGTGGATGCCTAAACCGCTTCATGTAAACTGGCCATGTTAA
- a CDS encoding PAAR domain-containing protein, with protein sequence MPPAARLTDFHECPMQTPAPVPIPHVGGPIIGPGEPTVLIGGLPAARVGDMLVCVGPPDSIIKGSATVMIGGMPAARMGDQTAHGGEIVLGALNVMIGG encoded by the coding sequence ATGCCACCAGCAGCACGGTTAACAGATTTTCATGAATGCCCCATGCAAACCCCGGCACCGGTGCCTATTCCGCATGTGGGCGGCCCCATTATAGGCCCCGGCGAACCCACGGTTTTGATTGGCGGCCTGCCCGCGGCAAGGGTAGGCGATATGCTGGTTTGCGTTGGCCCGCCCGATTCGATCATTAAAGGATCGGCAACAGTAATGATAGGCGGGATGCCTGCCGCCCGCATGGGCGACCAAACAGCTCACGGCGGCGAAATAGTTTTAGGAGCATTAAATGTAATGATAGGTGGATAA